A window of the Henningerozyma blattae CBS 6284 chromosome 10, complete genome genome harbors these coding sequences:
- the TBLA0J01180 gene encoding uncharacterized protein (similar to Saccharomyces cerevisiae SYP1 (YCR030C); ancestral locus Anc_1.151) codes for MTEERQQYATTILTEKAPFESTETIRIRLSQAKLMNKNTYDLFKGISDLKKNYVNGLTKLIMANEDIDQKLKSQMVAAGVLTKDELQLFNFNSLGDVSMVWETAMAGLKADAKANTQLYRALENDVLGMLKGITENDGRWGRNLKIYYMKLSENVQNMKSKQEANKTNTNEFFEAERLWDSQAPYLFELFEQVDYSRLEGMKNAMLTYQTGISDYLISSTKHTEQEMKNYFEFDPNLEIERFAQDSTKFDFNMFSRVSMMKNEDLKQQQLQTTPRKDDKRKSVFGHKFGSRSPSAGNLMNSEFSDSTNNISLNGAGKKKGLKSKVGSFLRRTKSKKIEGAGTSNNGSRSHSGSVPPQSIPTNQSGTGNIIQHPEEDEEDAYEARRDYHVQSSMDKAAQPSENINGEHDNFGSHAGAETIPEEHEPTPNPKQTTYNPFNSVTMQNTFSEQQTPMPSPQQPSTSSPQQVSNYKTLNPAATTPFMSPSTNLSFSPSPNERSHTSTSIYDSIVIPQQQSLQPQQQPLQPLQPLQPLQPQQQPLEPQQPQSMTSQQVSSLAAPLQGQQGFTGQSTSSIGQALNMVSSTQANVLANQVTPLPQQFTGQLKELDPQSTGTTSLASGQSLFQHSNFETSKVGLNASVAEVINAQFKSGVLVNSQLVGEIALKYVSNTLTPTLLPVGINLKISNASKFESVILNQAFVQKTDIEQFKIVPQFIDQRTLGAIKYSVNNVPAPIVIQPIWKFEPTQASMVLIIKVSPTAPIEIQQLVLEDFQVFTSVEGCNTIGALSKPQGSFSKENRRIAWRFKDPIIIPRDGEQRLIARFLTDQLARESEKGVTVKFTIRGQNLGSNLFLQSQEIDMANPFGGSWNIVDTNKSLVGGSYHGSM; via the coding sequence ATGACAGAAGAAAGACAGCAATATGCTACGACAATTCTAACGGAGAAAGCACCATTCGAATCTACAGAAactattagaattagattATCACAGGCCAAATTAATGAACAAAAATACTTATGACTTATTTAAAGGTATTTCtgatttgaagaaaaattatgtAAATGGATTAactaaattaataatggcTAATGAGGATATCgatcaaaaattaaagtcCCAAATGGTAGCAGCAGGGGTCTTAACCAAAGATGAATTACagttatttaattttaattcattaggTGATGTTTCTATGGTTTGGGAAACCGCAATGGCTGGATTAAAAGCAGATGCCAAAGCAAACACACAATTATATAGAGCTTTGGAAAATGATGTCCTTGGCATGCTAAAAGGAATCACTGAAAATGATGGTAGATGGggaagaaatttaaaaatttactaTATGAAACTTTCTGAAAatgttcaaaatatgaaatCCAAACAAGAAGctaataaaacaaatacTAATGAATTCTTTGAAGCAGAGAGATTATGGGATTCTCAAGCACCATatctatttgaattatttgaacaAGTTGATTATTCCCGTCTAGAAGGTATGAAAAATGCAATGCTGACTTACCAAACTGGAATTTCTGATTATTTAATCTCTTCTACAAAACATACAGAAcaagaaatgaaaaattattttgaatttgatcctaatcttgaaattgaaagatttgCTCAAGATTCAACAAagtttgattttaatatgTTTTCACGTGTCTCTATGATGAAGaatgaagatttaaagcaacaacaattacaaaCTACCCCAAGAAAAGAtgataaaagaaaatctgTTTTTGGTCACAAGTTTGGTTCAAGATCTCCCTCAGCTGGTAATTTGATGAATAGCGAATTTTCAGACTccacaaataatatttctttaaatggTGCTGGTAAGAAAAAGGGGTTGAAATCCAAAGTCGGTTCTTTCTTGAGAAGAACTaaatcaaagaaaattGAAGGTGCAGGTACTTCCAATAATGGTAGTAGATCACACAGTGGTTCAGTTCCACCTCAATCTATTCCTACAAATCAATCTGGTACtggtaatattattcaacaTCCTGAAGAAGATGAGGAAGATGCTTATGAAGCTAGACGTGATTACCACGTACAATCTTCTATGGATAAAGCTGCTCAGCCttcagaaaatattaatggaGAACATGACAATTTTGGTTCCCATGCTGGTGCAGAAACAATCCCTGAAGAACATGAACCTACACCAAACCCAAAACAAACTACTTACAATCCATTTAACTCTGTAACTATGCAAAATACATTTTCAGAACAACAAACACCCATGCCTTCTCCACAGCAACCTTCTACTTCATCCCCACAGCAAGTGTCAAATTATAAAACTTTGAATCCAGCAGCCACAACTCCTTTCATGTCACCTTCTACCAATTTATCCTTTAGTCCATCTCCAAATGAACGATCTCATACTAGTACAAGTATCTATGACTCTATTGTTATTCCTCAACAACAATCTTTGCAACCACAACAGCAGCCTTTGCAGCCTTTGCAGCCTTTGCAGCCTTTGCAGCCTCAGCAACAACCATTAGAACCCCAACAACCTCAGTCTATGACATCTCAACAAGTTTCCTCATTAGCTGCTCCTTTACAAGGACAACAAGGATTTACTGGACAAAGCACATCTTCTATTGGACAGGCTTTAAATATGGTTAGTAGTACGCAAGCCAACGTATTAGCCAATCAAGTAACACCATTACCTCAACAGTTTACCGGccaattgaaagaattggATCCTCAATCCACTGGTACTACATCATTAGCATCAGGCCAATCATTATTTCAACATTCTAATTTTGAAACTTCTAAGGTTGGATTGAACGCAAGTGTAGCTGAAGTTATTAATGCACAATTTAAGAGTGGTGTATTGGTTAATTCTCAATTAGTCGGGGAAATAGCATTAAAATATGTTTCTAATACATTAACACCTACACTATTGCCAGTTGgtattaatttgaaaatttccaaTGCATCTAAATTCGAGTCAGTTATTTTAAACCAAGCTTTTGTTCAGAAGACAGATATAgaacaatttaaaatagtTCCTCAATTTATTGATCAGAGAACATTAGGTGCTATCAAGTATTCTGTTAACAATGTTCCCGCACCAATTGTAATTCAGCcaatttggaaatttgAGCCTACCCAAGCCAGCATGGTTTTGATTATTAAGGTTTCACCAACAGCACCAATAGAAATTCAGCAATTAGTTTTGGAAGATTTCCAAGTATTTACCTCTGTGGAAGGATGTAATACAATTGGTGCTTTATCCAAACCACAAGGCTCTTTCAGTAAAGAGAACAGAAGAATTGCTTGGAGATTTAAAGACCCTATCATTATACCAAGAGACGGAGAACAAAGATTAATTGCTAGATTTTTGACTGACCAACTTGCACGTGAATCTGAAAAGGGTGTAACAGTTAAGTTCACCATTCGTGGCCAAAACCTTGGTAGTAATTTGTTCTTACAATCTCAAGAAATCGATATGGCTAATCCATTTGGAGGCTCATGGAATATAGTAGATACTAATAAATCGCTAGTTGGTGGTAGTTACCACGGATCgatgtaa